From a single Labrus bergylta chromosome 14, fLabBer1.1, whole genome shotgun sequence genomic region:
- the LOC109983551 gene encoding serine/threonine-protein kinase PAK 3 isoform X1, translated as MSDSVDIEEKPPAPPLRMNSSSRDSSLLNHASKPLPMAPEEKNKKVRLRSIFPGGDKTNKKKEKERPEISLPSDFEHTIHVGFDAVTGEFTGIPEQWARLLQTSNITKLEQKKNPQAVLDVLKFYDSKETVNNQKYMSFTSGDKSAHGYIAANTLNRLLSSGPPVSLRTCSALFDKGAKTSSTEPPIAPPVSEEEDEEEEEEEEEEEEEDDDDELPPVIAPRPEHTKSIYTRSVLEPKPPTPVKEVVTPPESQVQPENTSNTMYRNTDRQRKKSKMTDEEILERLRSIVSVGDPKKKYTRFEKIGQGASGTVYTAIDIATGQEVAIKQMNLQQQPKKELIINEILVMRENKNSNIVNYLDSYLVGDELWVVMEYLAGGSLTDVVTETCMDEGQIAAVCRECLQALDFLHSNQVIHRDIKSDNILLGMDGSVKLTDFGFCAQITPEQNKRSTMVGTPYWMAPEVVTRKAYGPKVDIWSLGIMAIEMVEGEPPYLNENPLRALYLIATNGTPELQNPERLSSVFRDFLNRCLEMDVDRRGSAKELLQHSFLKLAKPLSSLTPLIVAAKEAIKNSSR; from the exons ATGTCTGATAGTGTCGATATTGAAGAGAAACCACCAGCCCCCCCCTTGAGAATGAACAGTAGTTCCCGAGACTCTTCATTGTTGAATCACGCCTCTAAACCGCTTCCAATGGCTCCTGAAGAGAAGAACAAGAAAGTCCGCCTGCGCTCCATCTTCCCAGGGGGAGACAAGA CAaacaagaagaaggagaaggaacGTCCAGAGATATCCCTGCCCTCAGACTTTGAACACACCATTCATGTTGGCTTTGATGCTGTAACAGGAGAATTCACA GGTATCCCAGAGCAGTGGGCACGGCTCCTTCAGACCTCCAACATCACTAAGctggagcagaagaagaacCCGCAGGCTGTGCTGGACGTCTTAAAGTTCTACGACTCCAAAGAGACCGTCAACAACCAGAAATACATGAGCTTCACCTCAGGAG ACAAGTCGGCACATGGGTACATCGCAGCAAACACTCTG AACCGGCTGCTGTCATCTGGGCCTCCTGTCAGCCTTAGAACCTGCAGCGCATTATTTGACAAG GGAGCCAAAACATCATCGACAGAGCCCCCAATCGCTCCCCCTGTgtcagaagaggaggatgaggaagaagaggaagaggaggaggaggaggaagaggaggacgatgaCGACGAGCTGCCCCCGGTCATCGCTCCTCGGCCCGAGCACACCAAATCT ATCTACACACGCTCCGTCTTGGAGCCAAAGCCCCCCACCCCTGTGAAAGAAGTCGTGACTCCCCCGGAGTCACAGGTCCAGCCGGAGAACACGTCCAACACGATGTACCGCAACACCGACCGCCAGAGGAAGAAGTCCAAAATGACAGATGAGGAGATTCTGGAGAGACTCA GGAGTATCGTGAGTGTGGGGGATCCCAAAAAGAAGTACACACGCTTCGAGAAAATAGGACAAGG AGCATCCGGCACTGTGTACACAGCCATCGACATAGCAACAGGCCAAGAG GTGGCCATCAAGCAGAtgaacctgcagcagcagcctaAGAAGGAGCTGATCATCAACGAGATCCTGGTGATGAGGGAAAACAAAAACTCCAACATAGTGAACTACCTGGACAG TTACTTGGTAGGAGATGAGCTGTGGGTGGTGATGGAGTATTTGGCCGGCGGTTCGTTGACTGATGTAGTGACTGAGACCTGCATGGACGAGGGCCAGATCgctgcagtctgcagagag TGTCTCCAAGCCCTGGACTTCCTGCACTCCAACCAGGTGATCCACAGAGATATCAAAAGTGACAATATTCTCTTGGGTATGGATGGATCCGTCAAGCTCA CCGACTTTGGCTTCTGCGCTCAAATCACCCCAGAGCAGAACAAGCGCAGCACGATGGTGGGAACGCCCTACTGGATGGCACCGGAGGTGGTTACTCGGAAGGCTTACGGCCCCAAAGTGGATATCTGGTCCCTGGGAATTATGGCGATAGAGATGGTGGAGGGAGAACCACCCTACCTGAATGAGAACCCACTCAGG GCGTTGTACCTGATCGCTACAAACGGCACTCCAGAGCTGCAGAACCCCGAGAGGCTGTCGTCTGTGTTCAGAGACTTCCTCAACCGCTGTCTGGAGATGGATGTGGACCGCAGGGGCTCTGCTAAAGAGCTGCTCCAG CATTCCTTCCTGAAGCTGGCGAAGCCCCTCTCCAGTCTGACGCCTCTGATTGTAGCTGCAAAGGAAGCCATAAAAAACAGCAGTCGCTAG
- the LOC109983551 gene encoding serine/threonine-protein kinase PAK 3 isoform X2, with translation MSDSVDIEEKPPAPPLRMNSSSRDSSLLNHASKPLPMAPEEKNKKVRLRSIFPGGDKTNKKKEKERPEISLPSDFEHTIHVGFDAVTGEFTGIPEQWARLLQTSNITKLEQKKNPQAVLDVLKFYDSKETVNNQKYMSFTSGDKSAHGYIAANTLGAKTSSTEPPIAPPVSEEEDEEEEEEEEEEEEEDDDDELPPVIAPRPEHTKSIYTRSVLEPKPPTPVKEVVTPPESQVQPENTSNTMYRNTDRQRKKSKMTDEEILERLRSIVSVGDPKKKYTRFEKIGQGASGTVYTAIDIATGQEVAIKQMNLQQQPKKELIINEILVMRENKNSNIVNYLDSYLVGDELWVVMEYLAGGSLTDVVTETCMDEGQIAAVCRECLQALDFLHSNQVIHRDIKSDNILLGMDGSVKLTDFGFCAQITPEQNKRSTMVGTPYWMAPEVVTRKAYGPKVDIWSLGIMAIEMVEGEPPYLNENPLRALYLIATNGTPELQNPERLSSVFRDFLNRCLEMDVDRRGSAKELLQHSFLKLAKPLSSLTPLIVAAKEAIKNSSR, from the exons ATGTCTGATAGTGTCGATATTGAAGAGAAACCACCAGCCCCCCCCTTGAGAATGAACAGTAGTTCCCGAGACTCTTCATTGTTGAATCACGCCTCTAAACCGCTTCCAATGGCTCCTGAAGAGAAGAACAAGAAAGTCCGCCTGCGCTCCATCTTCCCAGGGGGAGACAAGA CAaacaagaagaaggagaaggaacGTCCAGAGATATCCCTGCCCTCAGACTTTGAACACACCATTCATGTTGGCTTTGATGCTGTAACAGGAGAATTCACA GGTATCCCAGAGCAGTGGGCACGGCTCCTTCAGACCTCCAACATCACTAAGctggagcagaagaagaacCCGCAGGCTGTGCTGGACGTCTTAAAGTTCTACGACTCCAAAGAGACCGTCAACAACCAGAAATACATGAGCTTCACCTCAGGAG ACAAGTCGGCACATGGGTACATCGCAGCAAACACTCTG GGAGCCAAAACATCATCGACAGAGCCCCCAATCGCTCCCCCTGTgtcagaagaggaggatgaggaagaagaggaagaggaggaggaggaggaagaggaggacgatgaCGACGAGCTGCCCCCGGTCATCGCTCCTCGGCCCGAGCACACCAAATCT ATCTACACACGCTCCGTCTTGGAGCCAAAGCCCCCCACCCCTGTGAAAGAAGTCGTGACTCCCCCGGAGTCACAGGTCCAGCCGGAGAACACGTCCAACACGATGTACCGCAACACCGACCGCCAGAGGAAGAAGTCCAAAATGACAGATGAGGAGATTCTGGAGAGACTCA GGAGTATCGTGAGTGTGGGGGATCCCAAAAAGAAGTACACACGCTTCGAGAAAATAGGACAAGG AGCATCCGGCACTGTGTACACAGCCATCGACATAGCAACAGGCCAAGAG GTGGCCATCAAGCAGAtgaacctgcagcagcagcctaAGAAGGAGCTGATCATCAACGAGATCCTGGTGATGAGGGAAAACAAAAACTCCAACATAGTGAACTACCTGGACAG TTACTTGGTAGGAGATGAGCTGTGGGTGGTGATGGAGTATTTGGCCGGCGGTTCGTTGACTGATGTAGTGACTGAGACCTGCATGGACGAGGGCCAGATCgctgcagtctgcagagag TGTCTCCAAGCCCTGGACTTCCTGCACTCCAACCAGGTGATCCACAGAGATATCAAAAGTGACAATATTCTCTTGGGTATGGATGGATCCGTCAAGCTCA CCGACTTTGGCTTCTGCGCTCAAATCACCCCAGAGCAGAACAAGCGCAGCACGATGGTGGGAACGCCCTACTGGATGGCACCGGAGGTGGTTACTCGGAAGGCTTACGGCCCCAAAGTGGATATCTGGTCCCTGGGAATTATGGCGATAGAGATGGTGGAGGGAGAACCACCCTACCTGAATGAGAACCCACTCAGG GCGTTGTACCTGATCGCTACAAACGGCACTCCAGAGCTGCAGAACCCCGAGAGGCTGTCGTCTGTGTTCAGAGACTTCCTCAACCGCTGTCTGGAGATGGATGTGGACCGCAGGGGCTCTGCTAAAGAGCTGCTCCAG CATTCCTTCCTGAAGCTGGCGAAGCCCCTCTCCAGTCTGACGCCTCTGATTGTAGCTGCAAAGGAAGCCATAAAAAACAGCAGTCGCTAG